One Mycolicibacterium goodii genomic region harbors:
- a CDS encoding cysteine desulfurase family protein encodes MTSTPGRQVYLDHAATTPMHPAAIEAMTAVLAGVGNASSLHGSGRAARRRMEEARETLARLLGARPSEIIFTTGGTESDNLAVKGIYWARRDAEPARRRIITTAVEHHAVLDSVEWLAAHEDAEVSWLPVDREGAVSPAALRDALQAGGQGADDVALVSIMWANNEVGTIMPIAELAAVAAEFGVPMHSDAVQAVGQIPVDFGASGLAAMSVTAHKFGGPTGVGALLLRRDTACVPLLHGGGQERDVRSGTPDVAGVVAMAAAAGVAIENLADNSARVRALRDRLIDGVLSSIEDAHLNGAGGDARLPGNAHFTFHGCEGDSLLMLLDAKGVECSTGSACTAGVAQASHVLIAMGADPVNARGSLRLSLGHTSTDADVDTALEVLPAAVERARQAALASAGTVNR; translated from the coding sequence ATGACCTCCACTCCGGGCAGGCAGGTCTACCTTGATCACGCCGCCACCACACCGATGCATCCGGCCGCCATCGAGGCGATGACGGCTGTGCTGGCCGGCGTCGGCAACGCCTCGTCACTACACGGTTCGGGCCGCGCGGCCCGCCGCCGCATGGAGGAGGCCCGCGAGACCCTCGCCCGTCTGCTGGGCGCCCGCCCCTCGGAGATCATCTTCACCACCGGCGGGACGGAGAGTGACAACCTCGCCGTCAAGGGCATCTACTGGGCCCGTCGCGACGCCGAACCGGCACGCAGGCGCATCATCACCACCGCCGTCGAACACCACGCCGTGCTCGACTCGGTGGAGTGGCTCGCCGCGCACGAGGACGCCGAGGTCTCCTGGCTGCCGGTCGACCGCGAGGGCGCGGTGAGTCCCGCGGCCCTGCGGGATGCCCTGCAGGCCGGCGGACAAGGCGCCGACGACGTGGCCCTGGTGAGCATCATGTGGGCCAACAACGAGGTCGGCACCATCATGCCGATCGCCGAGCTCGCGGCGGTCGCCGCGGAGTTCGGCGTGCCGATGCACAGCGATGCGGTCCAGGCCGTCGGGCAGATCCCGGTGGACTTCGGGGCCAGCGGACTGGCCGCGATGAGCGTCACCGCCCACAAGTTCGGCGGGCCCACCGGTGTCGGCGCCCTGCTGCTGCGCCGCGATACCGCGTGCGTACCGCTGCTGCACGGTGGCGGCCAGGAACGCGATGTGCGTTCGGGCACACCGGATGTGGCCGGCGTGGTGGCCATGGCGGCCGCAGCGGGCGTGGCGATCGAGAACCTGGCCGACAACAGCGCCCGGGTGCGGGCCCTGCGTGACCGGCTGATCGACGGTGTGCTGTCGAGCATCGAGGACGCACACCTCAACGGGGCCGGCGGCGACGCCAGGCTGCCCGGTAATGCCCACTTCACCTTCCATGGCTGTGAAGGGGACTCGCTGCTGATGCTGCTGGACGCCAAGGGTGTCGAGTGTTCGACGGGCTCGGCGTGCACCGCGGGCGTCGCACAGGCGTCGCACGTGCTGATCGCCATGGGTGCCGATCCCGTCAATGCACGGGGATCGTTGCGACTGTCCTTGGGCCACACCAGCACCGACGCCGACGTCGACACCGCACTCGAGGTTCTGCCCGCCGCCGTCGAGCGGGCCAGGCAGGCGGCGCTCGCGAGCGCGGGGACGGTGAACCGATGA
- a CDS encoding lysophospholipid acyltransferase family protein has protein sequence MTTLEHPWLPKASCDASCVHDADRGLRAVVWVRTAARITAAILLLPGMPLLAVPLPGRSHVQRIYCRLFLRCLGVRIRLSGGPIRNLQGVLVVSGHVSWLDIFTIGAVLPGSFVARADLVEWPALGRVARLMKVIPIDRASLRRLPAVVNTVAERLRSGHTVVAFPEGTTWCGLAHGPFRPAMFQAAVDAARPVQPLRLTYRHRDGRPSTTPAFVGHDTLLRSVRRVITARRTVCHVHVAALQLPGDDRRSLAARCEAEVRGATTSRDVPTHALAA, from the coding sequence GTGACCACGCTCGAGCACCCGTGGCTGCCCAAGGCGTCATGCGACGCGAGCTGTGTGCACGACGCGGACCGGGGCTTGCGCGCGGTGGTCTGGGTCCGCACCGCGGCCCGCATCACCGCGGCGATCCTGCTGTTGCCCGGCATGCCGCTGCTTGCCGTGCCGTTGCCGGGTCGGTCACACGTCCAACGGATCTACTGCCGCCTGTTTCTGCGGTGCCTCGGAGTGCGGATCCGGTTGTCCGGCGGGCCGATTCGTAATCTGCAGGGCGTGCTGGTGGTCAGCGGCCACGTATCGTGGTTGGACATCTTCACCATCGGTGCGGTGCTGCCCGGCTCGTTCGTCGCGCGCGCCGATCTCGTGGAGTGGCCCGCGCTGGGGCGGGTGGCCAGGCTCATGAAGGTCATCCCCATCGACCGTGCGAGCCTGCGCAGGCTGCCCGCGGTGGTGAACACCGTCGCCGAGCGTCTGCGTTCGGGTCACACCGTGGTGGCCTTCCCGGAGGGGACCACATGGTGTGGGCTCGCGCACGGGCCGTTCCGGCCCGCGATGTTCCAGGCGGCCGTCGACGCGGCCCGCCCGGTGCAACCGCTGCGGCTGACCTACCGGCACCGCGACGGCCGCCCGTCGACCACACCGGCGTTCGTCGGCCACGACACGCTGCTGCGGTCGGTGCGGCGGGTCATCACCGCACGTCGCACGGTCTGCCACGTGCACGTCGCGGCGCTGCAGCTGCCCGGAGACGACCGGCGCAGCCTTGCCGCGCGGTGCGAGGCCGAGGTGCGTGGCGCGACGACGTCACGCGATGTGCCCACGCACGCGCTCGCGGCCTGA
- a CDS encoding GNAT family N-acetyltransferase yields the protein MRTASVLIAADEATARPDSGAPRYTLLLTTDPELIDAAQRLRHDVFTSEPGFMLAGSVDGRDADRFDEHCDHLLVREDRTGELVGCYRMLPPPGAIAAGGLYTATEFDVRALDVLRPSLVEMGRAVVRADHRNGAVVLLMWAGILAYLDHAGYDFVTGCVSVPVAGAADEAPGTQIRGVRDFVRRRHAAPYTVHPYRPVVLGGRTLDDIAPPARVTVPPLMRGYLRLGARVCGEPAHDPVFGVGDFPALLDKRQADVRYLRRLRSVSAAAELAVENAGGSA from the coding sequence ATGAGGACTGCATCCGTACTCATCGCGGCCGACGAGGCCACCGCGCGCCCCGACAGCGGGGCCCCGCGTTACACGCTTCTGCTGACCACCGACCCCGAGCTCATCGACGCGGCGCAGCGGCTGCGCCACGACGTGTTCACCTCCGAGCCGGGCTTCATGCTGGCCGGATCCGTCGACGGCCGCGACGCGGACCGCTTCGACGAGCACTGCGATCACCTGCTCGTACGTGAGGACCGCACGGGCGAACTCGTGGGTTGCTACCGCATGTTGCCGCCGCCGGGCGCCATCGCCGCCGGCGGGCTGTACACCGCCACCGAATTCGACGTCCGCGCGCTGGATGTCCTGCGACCCTCGCTGGTCGAGATGGGCCGTGCCGTGGTGCGGGCCGACCACCGCAACGGCGCGGTGGTCCTGCTGATGTGGGCCGGCATCCTCGCCTACCTCGACCACGCGGGATACGACTTCGTGACGGGCTGTGTCTCGGTGCCCGTGGCCGGGGCGGCCGACGAGGCGCCGGGCACGCAGATCCGCGGTGTCCGCGACTTCGTGCGGCGCCGTCACGCCGCGCCGTACACCGTTCACCCATACCGACCCGTGGTGCTGGGCGGCAGAACCCTGGACGACATCGCCCCACCCGCCCGCGTCACCGTGCCCCCGCTGATGCGCGGCTATCTGCGCCTCGGCGCCCGGGTGTGTGGCGAACCCGCCCACGATCCGGTGTTCGGTGTCGGTGACTTCCCGGCGCTGCTGGACAAACGGCAGGCCGACGTCCGCTACCTGCGGCGCCTGCGCTCGGTCTCGGCCGCCGCCGAGCTGGCCGTCGAAAACGCCGGTGGGTCGGCGTGA